One window from the genome of Magnolia sinica isolate HGM2019 chromosome 4, MsV1, whole genome shotgun sequence encodes:
- the LOC131243729 gene encoding transcription factor AS1 — protein sequence MKERQRWKAEEDALLRAYVKQYGPREWNLISERMNVPLNRDAKSCLERWKNYLKPGIKKGSLTDEEQRLVIRLQAKHGNKWKKIAAEVPGRTAKRLGKWWEVFKEKQQRDLKDSKVIEPIDEAKYDHILETFAEKLVKERQGPFLMATSNGFLHSDPPPPPQPLLPPWLSNSNGPSSVRSTSPSVTLTLSPSTIPSAPIPWIQPERGSDNCLLLGSLQHGAAPTADSLMVSELVECCRELEEGHRALLSHKKEAAWRLRRVELQLESEKASRRREKMEEIESKVRALREEQKVTLDRIEVEYKEQLSGLRRDAEAKEQKLAEQWATKHLRLAKFLEQVGCRQRPTESNGR from the coding sequence ATGAAGGAGAGGCAGCGCTGGAAAGCTGAGGAGGACGCTCTCTTACGTGCATATGTGAAGCAGTATGGCCCACGGGAGTGGAATCTCATTTCCGAGCGTATGAATGTCCCTCTCAACCGGGACGCGAAATCCTGCCTAGAGAGGTGGAAGAACTACCTTAAGCCCGGCATCAAGAAAGGTTCGCTTACTGACGAGGAGCAGCGCCTTGTCATCCGTCTCCAAGCCAAGCACGGCAACAAGTGGAAGAAGATTGCCGCCGAGGTCCCGGGCCGCACTGCCAAGAGGTTAGGCAAGTGGTGGGAAGTCTTTAAGGAGAAGCAGCAGCGGGATCTGAAAGACAGCAAGGTAATTGAGCCAATTGACGAAGCCAAGTACGACCACATCCTTGAGACATTTGCAGAGAAGCTGGTGAAAGAACGGCAAGGCCCATTCCTCATGGCCACCTCCAATGGCTTCCTTCACTCCGACCCACCCCCTCCACCGCAACCGTTACTTCCCCCATGGCTGTCAAATTCCAACGGTCCATCCTCTGTTAGGTCGACATCGCCTTCGGTTACTCTGACTCTCTCACCGTCGACTATTCCTTCAGCTCCCATTCCGTGGATTCAGCCGGAAAGAGGATCAGATAATTGCTTGCTCTTGGGTAGCTTACAGCATGGTGCAGCCCCCACTGCAGACAGTCTGATGGTTTCTGAACTGGTGGAGTGCTGCAGAGAGTTGGAAGAGGGGCATCGGGCCTTGTTGTCGCATAAGAAGGAAGCAGCCTGGAGGCTGAGGAGGGTGGAGCTGCAACTGGAGTCAGAGAAGGCGTCCCGGCGGCGGGAGAAGATGGAAGAGATAGAGTCGAAGGTGCGCGCACTCAGAGAAGAGCAGAAGGTGACCCTGGACCGGATTGAGGTGGAGTACAAGGAGCAGTTATCGGGCCTGAGGAGGGATGCAGAAGCAAAGGAGCAGAAGCTAGCAGAGCAGTGGGCCACAAAACACCTTCGGCTGGCTAAGTTTCTTGAGCAGGTGGGTTGTCGGCAGCGGCCCACTGAGTCAAACGGCCGGTGA